In Deltaproteobacteria bacterium, a single window of DNA contains:
- a CDS encoding SDR family NAD(P)-dependent oxidoreductase: protein MMPKNETDSNHIQNMPIAIIGMGCLFPRSPGLKAFWQLLSRGRDAIGDIPDTHWSTEAYFSQEPGKADLVYCRRGGFLPHIAFDPSEFGIPPATIEATDTSQLLALVTARDALLDAGYGHSGREFDRDRTSVVLGVTGTQEMVIPLGSRLGHPIWRDAMQKEGLDPGSVENIVQRIADAYVPWQENSFPGLLGNVVAGRICNRLDLGGTNCVVDAACASSMSAVHLAMLELQSGSSDMVVTGGVDTINDIFMHMCFSKTMILSKTGDIRPFSKDADGTVLGEGLGMLVLKSLDRAEQDGDNIYAVIKGMGSSSDGKSQSIYAPNAEGQAKALRRAYENAGVEPATVGLVEAHGTGTRVGDKVELNALKTAFGAIAGNSPIAVGSVKSMIGHTKAAAGAAGIIKAALALKNKVLPPTLKAVAPDPDLDIEDSPFFINSENRPWLAHREHPRRAGVSSFGFGGSNFHLVLEEYGSRKKDVSWDGSVEIFAFSAQNKDNLKKGLAEMQRRVDAGPVHRLDINRLAAATRNRFSANAPLRLAFVHELTADPAVDRDSLKAMLKQAAAAIDRPETSRKVHLEKQIFYMQGRCPGDLAFIFPGQGSQYQGMGRDLCAIFPEGLEALELADSLMDAGSAVSDAIFPRPFSRSQSKERQQLNRTDIAQPAIGSISLAMFDILGRFGLKPDAVCGHSYGELSALHAAGFIDRQTFMRLSAVRGKAMADAAGKGPEGTMLAVKAPLGTIENLIRNVPDVVLANFNSPEQAVLSGPIEGIERAEGRLREKGLHGMRLPVSAAFHSPLIQGGQHPFEQEVRRSQFVSGSIPVYANSTGRPYETTPEQAVKTLARQMVNPVRFTSMIENMHAAGIRTFVEVGPKSVLTDLVKTILSKKSFHAVAMDASGGRQYGLIDLACTLSTLAVTGCPVSLDAWEEKAAAPEKQRMTVMLSGANYRPEKPVDQTHGQSTVPPHPPLPSKKPVRTAAEGPPAVGQPVKPPQLKHSIFTGENAVPTASPAVTTNNRNPNKPSIPAMKNTDRNGIQTTPSTHVESALKTVTEGLRSMRALQARTAEAHQKFLETQAASGRTLQHMMESVQRLAEASLGIAAAQPGRPAATVPDAGSVHERPQVPPAPPAKIVEARRGHAPAAAPATESSASQIEPDHSISHNIRQSDQSDATSATLLNVVSDLTGYPVEMLNLDMDIEADLGIDSIKRVEILSTLEERLPDLPPMEPETMAALKTLGQIAAHIGGIASDAQPVYSSGDVLSRAGSAEFAAATEVTDISQTLIQVVSELTGYPREMLSMDMDVEADLGIDSIKRVEILSTLEERMPGLPEVTPDLMGSLKTLGQISAHLSESGDAGDEHRGEAPRVPTTGTDASGRSSGRSESAPPVNEQAQEAGPPESPAPALDWKTVTVENALRSQTRRLRFRPGRKLYLLDDGGPFAAALVASLGERGVAACVLSRDDAAALILDGQTLTDAAGLIIPAPERFENRADEDVFLKSAFQLAKSFAANPDRREKHRGDRGDDLLFATITRLDGAFGFAGREIDNPVMGGLAGLTKTAALEWHGVTCRALDIDPLWEDLSAIADRVAEELMEPTISGPLEIGLTSTQRRTPVLQNQPHEAIESEPSRLDLDAGDVIVVTGGARGVTAAAAEALAGRTGAAMALMGRSPQPAAEPAWLRGLDDTAAIKRAILENEFNNNGASPKEIEQSFVRHMASREVRATLEKLETLGTRAMYLSVDVREHDRVAEALETVRSSLGPVTAIVHGAGVIEDRLIVDKSPSQFDMVYGTKVSGLRNLLSCVKNDPLKHLVIFSSISARIGNAGQVDYAMANEALNKMAAAFSRQHPACRTLAVNWGPWDGGMVTPALRTAFKKQHVGLIPLKEGARSLVAAMGRSGNDPVEIVIGSSLPSRSIDVDAATAEGTPAGKAVPEDEPPMTLSFKKEIDTHDYPILTSHVIGGNPVVPFSLITEWFGHGALHENPGLVLHGLDDMRILKGVKLVDKKKLIRLFAGKTSRKNGHYEVSLELRDGMLEGKDVIHSRGKAILLDAMPEPPSVDLGRFLSEDGYHRSAGEVYEEILFHGIELRGIKEILSCSPRGMTARISSAPSPSRWIREHLRSGWIADPLVLDCAFQMATVWCYEETGQVSLPSYCASYRQYCETFPAKGVTAVLEVTDLTKHKMTGNFLLVDENKRLAAKMTGYEAVMDASLFKAFKPGR from the coding sequence ATGATGCCTAAAAACGAAACCGATTCGAATCATATACAAAACATGCCCATCGCCATTATCGGGATGGGGTGTCTCTTCCCCCGGTCCCCGGGACTCAAGGCGTTCTGGCAGCTTCTGTCCCGCGGCAGAGACGCCATCGGCGACATCCCCGATACGCACTGGTCCACGGAGGCCTACTTCAGTCAGGAACCCGGGAAAGCCGATCTGGTTTATTGCCGACGCGGCGGTTTCTTGCCTCACATCGCCTTCGACCCGTCCGAGTTCGGCATTCCCCCCGCTACGATTGAAGCCACCGACACCTCCCAACTCCTGGCGCTCGTAACCGCCAGGGACGCCCTCCTGGACGCCGGCTATGGCCATTCGGGACGCGAGTTCGACCGTGATCGCACCAGTGTCGTACTAGGGGTCACCGGGACCCAGGAAATGGTTATTCCTCTGGGTTCCAGGCTGGGGCACCCTATTTGGCGGGACGCTATGCAAAAGGAGGGACTCGACCCGGGATCGGTCGAAAATATTGTTCAACGCATTGCCGACGCCTATGTTCCCTGGCAGGAAAACTCTTTTCCGGGGCTTTTGGGAAATGTCGTTGCCGGAAGGATCTGCAACCGCCTCGACCTTGGCGGAACAAACTGCGTCGTGGATGCCGCCTGCGCGAGTTCCATGAGCGCCGTCCACTTAGCCATGCTGGAACTGCAGTCCGGCAGCAGTGACATGGTGGTTACCGGCGGCGTGGACACCATCAACGACATCTTCATGCACATGTGCTTTTCGAAAACCATGATCCTTTCCAAAACCGGCGACATCCGTCCTTTTTCGAAAGATGCGGACGGCACGGTTCTGGGGGAAGGCCTCGGCATGCTCGTGTTGAAAAGCCTCGACCGGGCCGAACAGGATGGCGACAACATCTACGCCGTTATCAAGGGCATGGGCAGTTCCAGCGACGGAAAGTCGCAAAGCATTTACGCCCCGAATGCCGAAGGACAGGCCAAGGCCCTCCGCAGGGCCTATGAAAATGCAGGCGTTGAACCGGCCACCGTCGGCCTTGTGGAAGCCCACGGCACCGGCACCCGTGTGGGGGACAAAGTCGAACTGAACGCGCTGAAAACGGCATTCGGCGCGATTGCCGGAAACAGCCCCATCGCTGTCGGTTCCGTCAAATCGATGATCGGCCACACCAAAGCGGCAGCCGGTGCCGCCGGGATCATCAAGGCGGCACTGGCCCTAAAAAACAAGGTGCTGCCCCCTACCCTGAAGGCCGTTGCCCCGGACCCCGACCTGGACATCGAAGACTCGCCCTTCTTCATCAATTCGGAGAACCGACCCTGGCTGGCCCATCGGGAACACCCGCGGCGCGCCGGCGTGAGTTCCTTCGGTTTCGGCGGCAGCAACTTTCATCTGGTGCTCGAGGAATACGGCAGCCGTAAAAAAGATGTGTCCTGGGATGGATCGGTGGAAATTTTCGCCTTTTCGGCGCAAAACAAGGACAACCTTAAAAAAGGCCTTGCGGAAATGCAGCGCCGTGTGGATGCCGGGCCCGTCCATCGGCTCGACATCAATCGGCTGGCCGCTGCCACCCGGAACCGATTCTCCGCCAACGCCCCCCTGCGCCTCGCCTTTGTTCACGAACTGACCGCAGATCCGGCAGTTGACAGGGACAGTCTCAAAGCGATGCTGAAGCAGGCTGCGGCCGCTATCGACCGTCCCGAAACCAGCCGGAAAGTCCACCTCGAGAAACAGATTTTTTACATGCAGGGCCGGTGTCCCGGTGACCTCGCTTTCATCTTTCCCGGTCAGGGCAGCCAATATCAGGGCATGGGCCGCGACTTGTGCGCTATCTTTCCCGAAGGGCTGGAAGCCCTCGAACTGGCCGACAGCCTCATGGATGCCGGCAGTGCTGTCAGTGACGCCATTTTTCCACGGCCCTTTTCAAGGTCGCAATCGAAAGAACGGCAGCAGCTGAACCGCACCGATATCGCCCAGCCCGCTATCGGCAGCATCAGCCTTGCCATGTTCGACATCCTCGGCCGCTTCGGCCTGAAGCCGGATGCCGTATGCGGTCACAGCTACGGTGAACTCAGCGCCCTGCATGCCGCCGGTTTTATCGACCGGCAAACATTCATGCGTCTGTCCGCGGTACGCGGAAAGGCGATGGCAGATGCGGCCGGCAAGGGACCGGAAGGCACCATGCTGGCTGTCAAGGCGCCCCTTGGAACGATCGAGAACCTTATCCGTAACGTCCCCGATGTCGTCCTGGCAAATTTCAACAGCCCCGAACAGGCCGTACTTTCCGGCCCCATCGAGGGCATCGAACGTGCCGAGGGACGCTTGAGGGAAAAAGGGCTTCACGGCATGCGGCTGCCGGTTTCGGCGGCCTTTCACAGCCCCTTGATTCAGGGGGGACAACACCCCTTCGAACAGGAGGTGCGCAGGTCGCAATTCGTTTCCGGCAGCATACCGGTCTATGCCAACAGCACCGGACGGCCCTATGAAACCACACCTGAACAGGCCGTGAAAACACTGGCCCGGCAGATGGTAAACCCGGTCCGTTTTACATCCATGATCGAAAATATGCATGCCGCGGGCATCCGGACCTTTGTGGAAGTCGGCCCCAAAAGCGTCCTCACCGACCTTGTCAAAACCATCCTGTCCAAGAAGTCATTCCACGCCGTTGCCATGGATGCTTCCGGTGGAAGACAGTACGGCCTCATTGATCTGGCCTGCACCTTGTCCACGCTTGCCGTCACGGGCTGTCCCGTTTCTCTAGACGCCTGGGAAGAAAAAGCCGCCGCCCCTGAAAAGCAGCGCATGACCGTCATGCTGAGCGGCGCCAACTATCGCCCGGAAAAGCCTGTTGACCAGACACACGGGCAATCAACGGTTCCACCGCATCCCCCCTTGCCGTCAAAAAAGCCTGTCCGGACCGCGGCAGAAGGGCCGCCGGCCGTCGGGCAACCCGTGAAGCCGCCACAGCTCAAGCACTCGATTTTTACCGGAGAGAACGCCGTGCCCACGGCTTCACCGGCAGTCACCACTAACAACAGAAACCCGAACAAGCCTTCAATACCAGCCATGAAAAATACAGACAGGAACGGCATACAGACCACGCCGTCTACCCATGTGGAAAGTGCCCTCAAGACAGTCACCGAGGGACTGAGATCAATGCGGGCGCTCCAGGCCAGAACCGCAGAAGCCCACCAGAAATTTCTGGAGACCCAAGCCGCCTCCGGCCGCACCCTGCAGCACATGATGGAAAGCGTTCAGCGCCTTGCGGAAGCATCCCTCGGCATCGCGGCCGCACAACCCGGTCGGCCGGCGGCCACCGTGCCGGATGCGGGCAGTGTGCATGAACGGCCCCAGGTGCCCCCCGCACCCCCTGCGAAAATCGTCGAAGCCCGGCGCGGGCATGCCCCTGCAGCGGCGCCGGCGACCGAATCGAGCGCGTCGCAGATCGAACCCGACCATTCCATCTCGCACAATATCAGGCAGTCCGATCAGTCAGATGCAACCTCTGCCACCCTGCTGAACGTCGTCAGTGATCTGACCGGCTATCCGGTGGAAATGCTGAACTTGGACATGGACATCGAGGCCGACCTGGGCATCGATTCCATCAAACGCGTCGAAATTTTGTCCACCCTCGAAGAACGGTTGCCCGATTTGCCGCCGATGGAGCCGGAGACAATGGCGGCCTTGAAAACACTGGGACAAATCGCGGCTCACATCGGGGGAATCGCCTCCGATGCACAACCGGTGTATTCGTCCGGCGATGTGCTTTCCCGTGCCGGTAGTGCTGAATTCGCCGCCGCCACCGAAGTGACGGATATATCACAAACCCTGATTCAGGTGGTCAGCGAACTGACCGGCTACCCGCGGGAAATGCTGAGCATGGACATGGACGTCGAGGCCGACCTGGGCATCGATTCCATCAAACGCGTGGAAATCCTGTCCACCCTCGAGGAACGGATGCCCGGCCTTCCGGAGGTAACCCCGGATCTGATGGGCAGTCTGAAAACCCTCGGACAGATCTCCGCCCATCTCAGCGAGTCAGGCGATGCCGGCGACGAACACCGCGGTGAAGCCCCACGGGTGCCGACCACCGGAACCGATGCTTCCGGCCGCTCATCCGGGCGGTCGGAAAGCGCACCGCCGGTAAACGAACAAGCGCAGGAAGCCGGTCCTCCCGAATCACCGGCGCCCGCCCTCGACTGGAAGACCGTGACCGTCGAGAACGCACTGCGTTCCCAAACCCGCCGTTTACGATTCCGGCCCGGGCGCAAGCTTTACCTACTCGACGACGGCGGCCCATTCGCCGCCGCCCTTGTCGCATCACTCGGTGAGCGCGGGGTTGCGGCCTGTGTCCTGTCCCGGGACGATGCTGCCGCACTGATTCTGGACGGGCAGACGTTGACGGATGCCGCCGGCCTGATCATCCCTGCCCCCGAACGTTTCGAAAATCGAGCGGACGAAGACGTGTTTCTAAAAAGCGCTTTTCAACTGGCAAAGTCCTTCGCCGCAAATCCGGACCGCCGGGAAAAGCACCGGGGTGACCGGGGCGACGACCTCCTGTTTGCCACGATTACCAGGCTCGACGGCGCATTCGGATTCGCGGGCCGTGAAATCGACAACCCTGTTATGGGCGGACTGGCGGGATTGACAAAGACCGCCGCCCTCGAGTGGCACGGGGTAACCTGCCGGGCGCTGGACATCGACCCCCTCTGGGAGGACCTTTCCGCGATCGCCGACAGGGTCGCCGAAGAACTGATGGAACCGACAATCTCCGGCCCCCTGGAAATCGGCCTGACGTCGACTCAACGCCGCACACCGGTCCTGCAAAACCAGCCGCACGAAGCAATTGAAAGCGAGCCCTCCCGGCTTGACCTGGACGCCGGCGACGTCATCGTGGTTACCGGAGGCGCAAGGGGGGTGACCGCCGCAGCGGCCGAAGCACTGGCCGGACGGACGGGCGCCGCCATGGCCCTTATGGGACGGTCTCCCCAGCCGGCCGCGGAACCCGCCTGGCTGCGCGGGCTTGACGACACGGCCGCTATAAAGCGGGCCATTCTGGAAAATGAATTCAACAACAACGGCGCTTCACCCAAAGAGATAGAACAATCGTTTGTACGGCACATGGCCAGCCGTGAGGTGCGGGCCACCCTGGAAAAGCTGGAAACCCTCGGGACAAGAGCCATGTATCTTTCTGTGGATGTTCGCGAACATGATCGGGTCGCCGAAGCGCTGGAGACGGTTCGCAGCAGCTTGGGCCCTGTCACGGCCATCGTTCACGGAGCGGGCGTCATCGAAGACCGGTTGATCGTCGACAAAAGCCCATCACAGTTCGATATGGTTTACGGCACCAAGGTGTCCGGGCTCCGCAACCTGCTGTCATGCGTTAAAAACGACCCGCTGAAACACCTGGTGATTTTCTCATCCATCAGCGCCAGGATCGGCAACGCCGGGCAAGTGGATTACGCCATGGCCAACGAGGCCCTCAACAAAATGGCTGCCGCCTTTTCGCGGCAGCACCCCGCGTGCCGCACGCTGGCCGTCAACTGGGGCCCCTGGGACGGCGGAATGGTGACACCCGCTCTCCGCACGGCTTTCAAAAAGCAGCATGTAGGCCTCATTCCCCTGAAAGAAGGCGCCCGCAGCCTGGTGGCCGCCATGGGCCGGTCCGGCAACGACCCGGTGGAGATCGTTATCGGGTCGTCACTGCCTTCCCGATCCATCGATGTCGATGCAGCCACGGCTGAAGGGACGCCGGCAGGTAAGGCGGTGCCCGAAGACGAGCCCCCCATGACGCTCTCGTTCAAAAAAGAGATCGACACGCATGATTATCCCATCCTGACGTCACACGTCATCGGTGGCAACCCGGTGGTCCCCTTCTCCTTGATAACCGAGTGGTTCGGTCACGGAGCACTGCACGAAAATCCGGGTCTGGTGCTGCACGGCCTGGATGACATGCGCATTCTCAAAGGGGTCAAACTGGTCGACAAAAAGAAATTGATCCGCCTCTTTGCGGGCAAGACCAGCAGAAAGAATGGCCATTACGAGGTGAGTCTCGAACTTCGGGACGGCATGCTGGAGGGCAAAGACGTCATTCACTCCCGCGGAAAAGCTATTTTGCTGGATGCCATGCCGGAACCGCCGTCAGTCGACCTGGGCCGCTTCCTGTCGGAGGACGGATACCACCGCAGTGCCGGGGAAGTCTATGAGGAGATCCTTTTTCACGGTATCGAACTGCGCGGCATCAAGGAAATCCTATCCTGTTCGCCCAGGGGCATGACCGCCAGGATATCATCGGCGCCATCCCCCTCCCGATGGATCCGGGAACACTTGCGAAGCGGCTGGATCGCGGATCCCCTTGTTCTGGACTGCGCCTTCCAGATGGCCACGGTCTGGTGCTATGAGGAGACCGGCCAGGTATCCCTGCCCAGTTACTGCGCCAGTTACCGGCAGTATTGCGAGACGTTTCCCGCTAAGGGCGTCACCGCCGTGCTGGAGGTGACCGATCTCACCAAACACAAGATGACGGGCAACTTTCTCCTGGTGGATGAAAACAAACGGCTGGCAGCTAAAATGACCGGTTATGAAGCCGTGATGGATGCCTCTCTGTTCAAGGCCTTCAAGCCCGGCAGGTAA
- a CDS encoding CapA family protein has translation MTSTNMLNWEEGIWKNENAPEADAEVLIASDWAPIRAFDRVIMETPEGVYGDLLPVLRESDLRIVNLECPLCGHNTPVWKSGSVLKGKAEHVRGLRVVPFEVVTLGNNHVFDYGTTAFAQTLAVLEENGIAAVGAGMSTREAKTPLRLEVNGIRVGIVNFSEGEDLTAATNGPGVFGWEVEAVAAVINAIKASVDIVIVVCHCGLEYIPIPPPYVARAFRHLADAGAHLVVGHHPHVPQGLHIYHQVPICYSLGNFVFYQETDLLYRKVGFFVKAGLAKGAVAYLKLVPYGIRKAGLHLLNREERQWFLKEMRTVSMPLDTPAAIEDAWHGFLHYYGTQGLRGEIGMILEKMRDEPRKGAAMLRNRLTTMQHNQHWIDMLTRIMNDDLATSPQWAYNLAEKWLTAITMT, from the coding sequence ATGACTTCTACGAATATGCTGAATTGGGAAGAGGGGATCTGGAAGAACGAGAATGCCCCGGAGGCCGATGCAGAGGTGCTGATCGCTTCCGACTGGGCTCCCATCAGGGCTTTCGACCGTGTGATCATGGAGACGCCCGAAGGCGTGTACGGCGATCTTCTGCCGGTTCTGCGTGAAAGCGACCTCAGGATCGTCAACCTGGAGTGCCCCCTGTGCGGCCATAATACGCCGGTTTGGAAAAGCGGTTCCGTTTTGAAGGGCAAGGCAGAGCACGTGCGCGGATTGCGTGTGGTGCCCTTCGAAGTCGTGACCCTGGGAAACAACCATGTTTTCGACTATGGCACAACTGCCTTTGCACAGACCCTGGCGGTGCTGGAGGAAAACGGGATTGCCGCGGTGGGCGCCGGTATGTCGACACGGGAAGCGAAAACGCCGCTGCGATTGGAGGTGAACGGCATCCGTGTCGGCATCGTCAACTTCAGCGAAGGCGAAGACCTCACCGCCGCCACCAACGGCCCCGGTGTTTTTGGATGGGAAGTCGAGGCGGTCGCCGCCGTTATAAACGCAATCAAGGCATCCGTGGACATCGTCATCGTCGTCTGCCACTGCGGCTTGGAATACATTCCCATTCCGCCGCCTTACGTGGCCCGGGCCTTCAGGCATCTGGCCGATGCCGGCGCGCATCTGGTTGTAGGACACCACCCCCACGTGCCGCAGGGTTTGCACATCTACCATCAGGTGCCCATCTGCTACAGCCTGGGCAATTTCGTTTTTTACCAGGAGACCGACCTGCTTTACCGAAAGGTGGGGTTTTTTGTCAAAGCGGGACTGGCCAAAGGAGCGGTCGCCTATCTGAAACTCGTTCCCTACGGCATCAGGAAGGCGGGGCTTCATCTCCTTAACCGTGAAGAACGTCAATGGTTTCTAAAAGAGATGCGCACGGTGTCGATGCCCCTGGACACGCCTGCCGCTATCGAAGATGCTTGGCACGGCTTTTTACATTACTACGGTACGCAAGGGTTGCGCGGTGAAATAGGGATGATCCTGGAAAAAATGCGGGATGAGCCGCGGAAAGGCGCCGCCATGCTCAGAAATCGCCTCACCACCATGCAGCACAACCAGCATTGGATCGACATGCTAACCCGCATCATGAACGACGACCTGGCAACGTCCCCGCAGTGGGCTTACAACCTTGCCGAGAAATGGCTGACCGCAATCACCATGACATAA